ATTGGGCCCCCTAAATGAGTATAGAGTCGTAGAGTAGGACACACAGCTATGTGCCATTAGGTGAAGACAGAGGTCCTTAGGCCAGATAGATACAGCTCCCTAGGGAACAGGGATTCCAAGAAATAGCGGGCTAAACAGGGATCTTTAGTGCAAACAGATGTGGCTACCAGTTGGGGTCTTGGTGAGCAAATGTGGACCCTATGAGTGGGGTGGAGGATGATGGGGGTTTGGAAGTCATCTGGCCTAAGAGGGCAGACAGGGATCCATGGGACGGACATAGGACTTGACTCTGTCAAGATAAGGGTAGACATGTTGCCCCCTGGACAATTCCTTAAGGCAGGCTCTTGACCCCCACCTTGGGCTGACAGGTATAGATGGAATTCCCTGGGCTTGGCAAGGGTAGACAAGGGTTCTCAGACTGACAAAAAGATCCAGTCCCTAGAACAGGAAGACCATTCTCTAGCTGGTAAAGGTATGTGTCCCTCTGCTGTGACTCCTCCAGATGCAGGTTTCTGACTCATGTCTGTGTCACTGGGAAAGGTACGAGGGGTGCATGTACTTTAAACATTCTGCTCTGACTCTTGGGCCTCACAGTGGGGCTTGGTCTCCCTAGGGTTCAGAAGTCATCAACAGCAAAAGCCGTGATGTGTACAAGCTGCCTCCACCCACAGCCCCTGGATCACTTGGCGATACCTGCAGATCCCGAATTCCATCCCCCCTGCAGCCTGAGACCCAGGGTACCCCAGATGATGAAGTAGGTGTatgaggctggcctggagttcaggACATGTGTTGGGAGGTTGGGGCGTGGCCACCTAGCTGGGCCTCTCTGTCCATGCAGCCCTCCGAGCCTGAACCGTCTCTTTCCTCGCTCATCTATCGCAACATGCAACGCTGGAAACGTATACGCCAGAGGTGAGCGTGCCCTGCCCCACTTGCTCCCTGCCTGCATGCCCTCTGCAGCAGTTGCTAAATCCTCCTTTACCTTGCTAGGTGGAAGGAGGCATCTCATCGGAATCAGCTTCGTTACTCAGAAAGCATGAAGATCCTGCGGGAGATGTATGATCGGCAGTGATGTtcccagtcccccacccccaccccaataaaCCTGCCCCCAACCAAAACTGGCCCAGACATAAGGCAGTCGATGAATCTTTAGTGCCTTTATTGGGGATTGATAGGAAGGGCATGAGGTGACAGGGAACGGAGTTGTGACTGATCTTACAGGACAAGTGATGGGAGGTGGCTGCTTAGGCTATCTGGCTGCAGGCGGGGAGTCGGGACAAAGGAACCCAAGGGTTCTGGTTCATTGGCCTAGCACATCTGGGGAAGTTGGGGTGCCTGTACAGTCTGAGTTTGGGGCTCCTGGTTGGTTGGGAATAGATTTCCAAGGAttgggaaatcagaacaggatTTGGGATCGTAGGCTCCTGGAGTTTCAAGTCAGGAAATGGCCTGGGGTAGACTGTTAGGTGGCAGGGACAGGATCTAGAGTCTGGTGGAAAGCCCATGCAGTCTGGGTCAGACTGGCCTTCCCATGGGTCATTGTGGGGAATTAGGTGACAGGTCTGGGGTGTGTGGAGCACTATCTACATTGTACTCTGGTCTCACAGTGTGGGTATTCTACAACTTAGAAGTGCAGTAGGAGGCCTAGTGCTAGTATAAGCCCAAAGTTGGGGTCAGTCAGGTGGGAGTGTAGTCCAAGGAGGGTGATAGTGTTTGTGTTGTCTCTAGGGGGGTTATTATGGATGGGGCTGAAAGctgacagggcagggcaggcttggggggggggtgtctccgTTTCTAAGGCCCAGGTAGGGCTTTAGGTGGAAAGGTCCTAGGGGAAGACACTCAGATTTGGTGGGGAGGAACTGTCTTGACAGCGATTGGGATATCTGGCTGGGCAGCGGAGTCAGATTGGCTTTTAAAAGGGAGCCTAAAGAGGCTTCTTAGGTTCGGTCCTATAATGCCCGGACCCCTACTTGGCAGCAGGTGGTGATGGGAGTGGGGCCTGGGCCGATGCTGGTGTGGCCTGGATGGACAGGACACCCTCAGGAGACAGTGCCGAGGTCACGGCAGCAGGGTCCACGCTAGGAGGCAGGCGGTAGCGGCGGTGGAACTCTCGAGCAATGAATCCATGTTCATCCTGGGGGAGAAAATGGACGTGAGCGTCCCACCTTCCTGCCCAACCCTGCTGTCCCATCTGGCCTGCAGGCCTACCGGGCGCTCCTCATGCCGTGCGTGAACCTCCACGTGGTCGCCAACCACCTTGACAGAGATTTCCTCTGGGGAGAAGTGCTTCACATCCAGCAGCACAGAAAAATACCCAGGGTCCTTGGCCACCTGTGCACATGGGACATAGGtgtgggatttatttattatgtatagtcttctggggcaccagatctcactacagatgggaGTGAGCCATAtgtagttgctgagaattgaactcaggacctctggaacagcagtcagttgtcctaacctctgagccatctttccagcccccaggtGTGGGATTTTCATTGGATGGGGGCTCGGCTTCTGGGACTCAGCACCCCTACACTATAGTTACAGTGCTGCTGCCCAAGGACTCGGGTAGATAGTCCCCTTCTCGGAGTCACCAGAACCTCAACCTTACACATAAATAActagcctcctccctccccttatAGGCACTGGGTCCACCTCTCCTGAACTTCCGCATTCATAGGGTGACAGAGTTGGGTACCTGCCCTGTACCCCCATCCGATGTCATTGACTCCACAGCCACCATGTCTTTGGTTACGAGACCTCTTATTCCCCACCACGCTAGCAAATGATGCCACTTCCCCATCTCCAGAGTTCTCAGGTCATGAAACCTCCTGTGCCTTCTAATTTACGGTACTCTTCCTCTGCTTTAAAGTGACCAAGGCTGCCTTCATCAAATCACCCAACTGGGAGACGGATACACAAGACCATTCCAA
The genomic region above belongs to Microtus ochrogaster isolate Prairie Vole_2 linkage group LG4, MicOch1.0, whole genome shotgun sequence and contains:
- the Hspb6 gene encoding heat shock protein beta-6, translated to MEIPVPVQPSWLRRASAPLPGFSAPGRLFDQRFGEGLLESELASLCPAAIAPYYLRAPSVALPTAQVAKDPGYFSVLLDVKHFSPEEISVKVVGDHVEVHARHEERPDEHGFIAREFHRRYRLPPSVDPAAVTSALSPEGVLSIQATPASAQAPLPSPPAAK